A genomic region of Gossypium hirsutum isolate 1008001.06 chromosome D01, Gossypium_hirsutum_v2.1, whole genome shotgun sequence contains the following coding sequences:
- the LOC107950794 gene encoding casparian strip membrane protein 1, with translation MKSGDHAAIDVLAESSAAVKGKAPLIASQREEKRGLNRGFGIADFLLRLGAIISTIAAAATMGTSDETLPLFTQFFQFEASFDDLPTFLYFVIAMALVGGYLLLSLPFSIVTIVRPIAVAPRLLLFILDTVTLTFATAASGAAAAIVYLAETGNPNTNWLAICDQFEDFCSTVSGAVVASFVTVVVFVVLVILSGFALKRQ, from the exons ATGAAGAGCGGTGACCATGCAGCCATTGATGTCCTAGCTGAGTCAAGCGCCGCAGTGAAAGGCAAAGCGCCTCTCATCGCATCTCAAAGGGAGGAAAAGAGAGGGCTCAACAGGGGATTTGGCATTGCCGACTTCCTCCTGAGACTCGGAGCCATAATTTCAACGATCGCGGCGGCTGCCACCATGGGAACCAGCGATGAAACTCTTCCTTTATTTACTCAGTTCTTCCAGTTCGAAGCTAGTTTTGACGATCTCCCCACATTCCT GTATTTCGTCATTGCAATGGCATTAGTTGGCGGCTATCTCCTCCTTTCGCTCCCTTTCTCCATAGTTACTATTGTTCGTCCTATTGCAGTTGCACCCAGACTCTTATTGTTCATATTGGACACT GTGACATTGACTTTTGCCACGGCGGCGAGCGGGGCAGCAGCAGCCATAGTCTACTTGGCTGAAACTGGAAATCCAAACACAAACTGGCTGGCCATCTGCGACCAATTTGAAGATTTTTGCTCGACAGTGAGCGGAGCAGTGGTGGCGTCCTTCGTGACTGTTGTGGTGTTCGTCGTGTTGGTTATACTGTCTGGTTTTGCGCTCAAAAGGCAGTGA